The DNA region TTATTAGGATTTTGTTAGGTATATAATAGTTTTgtaaacaatatgaataataaattataaaattggctcaataaaataaaaatatattatactcttaaattattcatttaaattttaatattaggataTCCGCAcacctaataaattgaacatccaatatattcattattcatattatttagtattttctatctatatttttcttttttattattataatatttatatttttcattattcatattattcacatcatttatgcatatttttatatattaacacATAAGGGCTAATTTGGCTAAAAAATTTGAATATGGAAGTAAGATGAATAATATACTTTAACATGATAATTTGTGGTGTTTTTTTAAATTGTGGGAGTATACAAATCAGATcctccgatttgtgtttaaaaagtggaaaaaaactcagagtacacaaatcggaggatccgatttgtgttaaaaaattgaaaaaaactcAGAGTACATAAATCGGACCATACgaattgtttgattttaaaatttgaccgACTTGTGGTTGAACAGATATGAATTTCAGAAGTTAGAAAACGGACCCTCCGAATTGTTTGTTGTTGTCAATTTTTTTCCTGAAATGAAATATCTAAAGCAACTCGAACTCTCCAAGTTATTCCATTAATACCACATGACTATAAAACACTTTTATTTTCCATATCCGAGTTCAACACTACTGTTActtccatattcaaattaaaaatcggCTAATTTCAGCGAAAtaacatttttgtaattttatgaaTTCTGTTTAATATATAAATCAGTTGAAACGGCATATCCATGAAAACGAGAAGTGCATGACACACATACACTACACTCACCTCAGCTCACTACTCACTACTCTCACTCTCCGTCATGGCAACCAACGCCAACACCACCGCCGGTGAATGCATTACGGCCTTCTCCGACAACGGAACCGTGGAGAGCTCCCGTTACTTCCACGCCCGCCGGACAGTCCTGGAGATGCTCCGCGACCGCGGCTACGACGTGCCGGACTCCGAGTTGACTCGCTCCCTTGCCGAGTTCCGCTCGCTCTATGGCCGAATTCCCAACGCCGAAACCCTCCGTATCTCCGTCTCACTTCGCTCTGATCCCTCCAAAATGGTACGTACCTAAACCCCTACGTATACGCATACGAATATACGTACGACTTCTCGTGACGTTTCACTTGCTTAGTTCTGATCTGAATTTGAATTTCTTTCTTACATTCTCTGTCTTTTGTATTGTGTAGCAAGAAATAGAAAGATGCttcctttatttttgttttttgaagtTTATTATGAAACTGCGCTCAAAATGGTACGTTACAAAGGGTTTTTCATTTGAGGTGGGAGAAGAAAAGAAACTAAGCTATTTGATTTCAGaaacgtctttttttttttttcatttcattttcaatCTATTTTTTTCCATCAATAATTGATTAGGTTTTAAAGTTTTGCTACAAATTTTGGGATAGGCAATTTATAAGAAAAGTTTCATGGtaatatttatttacataaacTTACCAAAAGCCTAAAAATCATTTCTAAATATTCGAATGGTttagatattaattttttatgaaaggCCTATTAAATTAACATGTATTTTTTATGGATAGAATTTTTAGTATTTAatcttttattaataaaaaatagtagcCAGAAGAATCAAACTTTGGCTCTTCTTTaggtttatttattaaattttgtccTATTTTGTTAAGCATCGAATTAttagcaaataaaaaataattttatttagtattttctatAATGTATCCACTTTTATAAATAATACATTCATCTGTTAAGATTTAGTTGATGTGCTTGTTATTGGTGTTTTATATATTCATTATTGATTAATGtttatgtttgattttttttgcgatttttttttcttgattgctTACAAATAAAAAAGTATCAATGAGTAGCAAATCCAATGAAGGGTTCATATGCATATAATTGAAGTTACCATATTTGCTGTCAAAATTTAGAGGTTTTAACATTTTATCAACACTAGGATAATGTTATTTACACACCTGAAAAATCTTatgaacatatatatatttattattggattTATTGCTTTTTTATATAGATATCTAATTGGACACCAAGTTAGGtgtgaaaaataacatttttgataTCTAGATATGAAATAACATAAAACAGAAATTAGAAAACTGTTGTATATATCCaaaggaagatatttttttgttcatttataagAACAAcccttaattattatattttaaattgtgCTAAATAATTTGTATATTCGAAGATCTTGATAGGAGATCGATGAAGCAAAAATCATAAACTGAATTAGGGTCCTCAACCTCAACAAATATTAAGTGAAAAATGTCATTGACAACTTAGATTATATATCTAATAAGTTAACGGTGATTGCTCACGTGAAGTTATTTTcgtacaaaattaataatataaaattattaaataataatttaatcaaacaaGGGAAGTTATCTAATAGTTTTGAAGAAGTTAATGTgcattttaccttttttttttatgttttaacatTTTCTATGACCAAGGAAGAGCAAGCCCCACACCACTCTCACACACACAAagaagggaaaaacaaaaaaagatgcTTAAGAGTGAGGATGGTTTTGCTGTGCAGGTACTGGTTGTCTTTATGGGACCCgttgatattattaaaaaacaAACTCTAAAGAGTATACATGACCAGATTCCagataaaggaaaattgaatgGACTGCTAGTTATCGTGCAAAGCAAAATGACCTCGTATGCAAAAAGGGAACTGATGGAAAGTTATCCATCTAAAGTTGAGATTTTTGAGGTAATTTACCCTCATGAATGCCTACTTCTTTCTTTTTATCCATTTAGTTTTTTCTAGTGTTCTTCTGCATAATATTTTCAATATCCATGAGACCTGAACGTGAGGTTGCTCAAGCATGCATGAGGGCCTAGCCATTTTAGCATACACTTGTTtgatatgatgattttttttttttctctatactAATGCATATTTAGTTCTTGCTTTTTGGTGATGTTTTTACCTTCTTGATAGATATGTTAGTAAGCTTCATTAGaagaaatgctatttgtacactaaaatcagtcaccaatatatttgtgtataaatacatgtgtggtttaatttattttcataatatatttatattcgagcatatattttatactggtgactgattttggtgtacacataGCATTACCAGCTTCATTATGTATACTAACAGTTACAGGCACTTCGTGCCTTTGGTGGTTGAGGAAATAAAAAAAGTCACAAGAGATTGTCTTAAAAGATTGTATATAGAAGGGTATTTTTGGTTTCAGCAAATGTGGACATTTTAATGTCATCAACAGAGTTTCATAAAAGCGATGATAGGAAAGATTTCACAGATAGGAAAAGTTGAGACTAACTTTGCATAAGAACATAAAAATGCATTTGCATGAATTATCAGCTTCCAATTTCCTGTATTTGGCTTGTGGGGCATCAATATTTCTTGAATTTCCCTTCTCTGAGAAATGGGCTTATTAGTATCAGAAACTCATAATTTTCTTGGAGATGTTTTTGTGTGTTAATTTTTCTTGAGAAATAAAATATCCGTTTTAAAATCCTTAGGAACTGATTATGGTAATTTCTCATACATTAGTTATAAAACTATATATCAATTTAAAATAGTCTTAATGTTGATATGGCAAGTTTTCATTCTCATTTTTGCATTTACATAAACATCGACAAATGATAATACCCTTTTTTTTTTCGTGTGTGTGCACGCATGCGCTTAGATAACTGACTTGCTGGTCAATATGGCAAAGCATGTGCTGCAGCCAAAGTATGAGGTATTGACAGCTGATGAGAAGCAAGCACTGCTCATGAAACACAACTTGGAAGAGAAGCAGGTAATGTATCATTCTTACTATGCTCATGGAATTTAATAATAATGTCACTTTGCTTGAACAATAAAGGCAAACATACTATTTGGATCAGAATTATGAATTAGTTATTCACTATTTTTGGCCTTCTTTTTCAGCTGCCACTCATGCTAAAAACTGAAGCCATTGCTCGCTATCATGGATGGGAGAAAGGACAAGTTGTGAAGATCACTCACACTGGTGGCCTCATTCATTCTCTTGTCACTTATCGCTGTGTGGTGTGATGCAAAATTAAAATCACAAATGCAATGCAAAAATTTTCGTAACCAAGCAAACATCCTTATTTACTAATAGACTGATGTATGGTACTGCACAGTTTGCACTTAATTGGACATGTTGCTATGCATTCTTATTTAGATGTGTAATGCGTAGATTCATAACAATGGTGATCATTCGACATTTTGGCATGATCTATGGATGGATTTTGAATTAAAAAGTTGTTTATTTTGAATATTCTGTGCGTTTTTTTTAAATACTtatattaagaaaataataaaataaagttttgCAAATATATAAAACTAAGTTCATTGTTAAATAGTATTGCATGTCACCTAAATATACAGGCACGCAAAATTTGTTATAGAGCATTTTTTAAAATATCGTCATCATTTGTATAATAAGAATAGAACGAGAATAGTGTGTTTGATGAGCTATGGACGAAGGCAGAATTTTGGTGGAAGAAAAAATTCTAGTACAGACAGAAGATCAGACAAGGAGAAGATAAAGGCAAAAATGGAAGAGATACCAATTTTTTTGCGATGACTGAAAAATTCAAACCAGAGTGAAGAAGAAAATTATGGATTCTAGACACAATGGTTGAAAAGCTGAAACCAAGAACATACATAAAACCAAATCAAAAATCACAAGTCACACTCGGCATGATGATAAGGGGCAAGTATTGCAAGTATGGACACCCCAAACCAACTTTAAAGTCTGGTCTAAAGTAAGTCACGCCAAGACTGTAAGAATTCTATGTCTAAGTGTGGCTTGGCTACACACATTTTTGATGCAGTCATGATCTAATAACGTCTTAGTAGACGTCGACCTTGAGAGTATGGTCAGATACTGAGATACATAGCGCAATGTTTTCAGTACATAAGAAACATAAATATTATCGGCGACAAGCATGCACGAAACAGGTGCTCAGGATTCTGCTAGGGTGGGATTATGATCTGGATAGCTGACAACAGAAGAAAACATTTGCATTACAGTATAtccatatatatatttaaaatggaGTCTAGCAATGAAGCATGGAAGTAATAAGGAAGGAATTACCCTCAGATTTATTGGGAATGGCTTTTTTCACTGAGAGGCTTCGAGCTCCTGCGTGTTTGATGCATTCTCGGAAGTGTCCAAGCAAGGACTGTTTTTTATTTGATCCATAGACTGAGCCTCAAATAATGACCAAGAATTCTTGAACTCCGGGTGAGGCATTTGTTGATTACTTTTCAAGTCCTCGTCTGGCAAGCTAGTCACAGGAAAATTCACCATGTTAGCTGCTTTGCTTTCAAAATGAACCTTCGAAGACATCGGCGAGTCCAGTTTATCCGAATAGTTTGCAGCTAAGTCCGGAGGACTATGAAAGAGAAGATGAGCCACAGTTCGATCAATAGGATTCGTCTGTGTTTCAACATCAGGGACCCTGGTATATCTGTAAGATCATTGTGGTTCATGCACACATCACATGTTAGCATCTTACAAGGGAAAGCAAGTGATATCCATAACTAAATATATAGATTAATATGTATTTTTCCACAAGATGAACATGCTTATAGTTTTCATTGAGCATACACTTTTTCTAATACGCATAACTAGTAACATTAGCTCTTAGCTCTATCAAGTTACAAGCAGGTGTTAAGTTAATCAACAAAATTCCTGTCTGTTCAGTGAGCTATAGATCACCTATTTACTCTTGGCAACCTGATCTGGTGTCAGTTAATCATTTTTTGAAGCTTTGGCTTAAGTGGAAGTAGTGGGTCTCACTACCCATAGTCCACTTGTTATGATTTGTTAATCAATTCCCGAATTTCCAAGGGATTAGCGTCTTTCTTTTGAACAGAAGGATATATGATTTTGCAAATGGTTATGGatattcaaattataataatcgaATAATCATGCATAACTGAATTACAGTTCAGCGGCATATGCTCACATTGCTGTAACCAATTCCATTTCAGAATTTAGCACAAGTTTCACGTGTGAAGAATGCTTATGCTAAGGAATTGTTTACAAGTTAGGATTTTGGGGGGAGGGAAGAGGAAGGAGGGGTTTGTAGTGTAAAAATAAATCTAACACAACAagtctttccttttctttccctttCCTCCAAAACCCCAACACCTAAATAATcccttattaatattattattatgatgatgatgatgatgatgactgaCATTTACTCATAAAATCATGCCAGAAGACAAATTTAACCATGACAAATTTCTACTTCTGTGTGAATTTGTTTCCAGTGATGAAAAATCACACACACACAAACTTGTACACAAGCACCAAATATTTCACAAATGCATACAGCAACTGCAATAAGTTTTTAACAAGTCATGGCTATTAAAGTAGCTGAGAATTGCAAAAGCTTTCCTGACCTGTTTTGGGTGTTTTTTTCTTCTCTTGCAATGACTTCAAGTTCTTCTCTGCTACTTTTGTTAGTACTGCTAGTATCACTGGCATAATGCCTTTGAATTGCACTCTGTGCCAAACGGAACAAGCTGTCTCTGATGCAGAGTCTTATTTGGATGTCTAACTGTAGAAAAAGTTTGCCTCGGGATTGTGGCAATGTCTGAATTAGTACACAAATAATCATATTATAATGAATATACTATTAGCCAATAGCTTAACAAACCTTAGATATTATATCCTGAAGCTTGTACAGTATGGCATCTTCAACAAAATCATTATCAACTGCTGCAGAGACTGTATTAGAATCATCTTGTTCAATCGGGGGATCAAGAGAAGGCAGAGTTAAATCTTCATTTTCTAAATCGGTTCCATCACTGAGAGTACTTTGGTTTTCCATGGGAGACTTTTGAGTGATGGATTTATTAGTGCTAGGAACTTGATGACCCAACTGTTGTCTTTGTTTCTGAATAGCAAGCATTGCCTGCATTTGCTGTCGCCTCCTCAACTTTTCAATTTTCTCCTGAGGGGTCATGGTTTGAGGCTTGACCGAGTCCACAGACTTCTTCACAGGATTCATTATACCAGGAGACACTTCATACCCAGAAAGAACAGGCTGACATCTAGGGTCTCCTGGTTGGGTCTGTGATAGCATTGGCATACCAGCATATGTATTAGTAAGGTTCCCGTACACAGGTGATGCAACATATGGATTCATCATGTTCTGGTATAGTGTTTGAGGTCCTTGAAGATGCTTCTGTTGACCAAGAATTGAAGAGGGAGAAGGTTGCATGACAGAAGGTGCCAACTGATTCTCAAATTGTCTTGCCATCCCTCCTGAAGACGACCAGTTACCATAAGGGCCATGCAATGCTTTCCCCTCTTGTTTCACCTGTGAGCTTTTCCGAGCTTTCAACGAATTTTTCTGCTTCAGGGGCTGCACATGTATAAATTGGACAAAGATCAAATACTTTGTCGGGTAGGAGAAGGAAACAGTAAAATGTAGTTGTTGCACATGATAATGTTGAGATTATTCAGCTGTGtatgaaaagaaattgaagatctTATCAAACGAGATACACGTTAGGAAAACGATGCTGCCAATGGCTGAAGACGGAAGCGGCACATTATCACAGGTGGCTTGGAGGCATGGTAGTGAATAATCACTGACATTATCATATGAGAGacaaaataaacaggaaattattttaattcaacTACACATACCTGCTGATCCTTTCCCGATGGCTTACATCCACCTCCAGCAGATCCCACATCAACTGTAGTTGCACAAGAATTTTGTATATCCTTAGATGCAGCACCACCAACCTTCCCATAACTGAGAGAAAATGTTTGATCATTGCAATGAGCAtgttcttctttaatttccaaaGGCTCAGATCTGTTCCTTAAAGATCCAGCTGGACTTAGTGCATCTACTGGTATGGGTGCTGGACTGTTATTCACATCTTTAGAGGACCAAAGCTCATGAGAATTATCAAGAGTTACATTGCCAAATATAGGGTCATCATTGCTGCAAAATCATCACTTGTGAGAATATTCAGTCAGATAGATGCCAATCTAAAATAACAAAGATCACACATTCTGAAAGCCAAGGGGACTAAAATGCACATATCTATGCAGATAGATGCACATTTTCAAATAAGCAGTCAACCAGTCACTCTTGAACTTCCTTCCCATGTTACCGATCACATGCATGACAATACATCGTAAATGTATGTATCCCATATAAAACAGTTCAAATATCTACTTTACCTGAAAATTCGATCAAGGTCATCAAAACTGCCTATGTTAGCCCAGCCATAATCCACAAAGTCACCTTGCTCTTTACCTTCATTAGCATTTTGGAAAACTTCTGCATCCTTATCAAGCTGTGTAGTCTCTTCTGCCAAACAAGTACACAATTAGGAATGGCAATATGCAGGATTACACATCATGCATGTTTATCATTTCCATAAATGATTCTGGAACACAAACGCAAAATACATCAGCAAACACATCTAAACATGGATGTGCTTACTATATACACATAATTCCAGAAGAATTAGCAATTTTACCACCTCTCGAGGAACTGAATTTGCCTAGTTCACTTAAATTTTTAGATACTTCAGTACCCAGAGAGCCCTGATCAATTTTATCTACAGTGGATAAAGACAGGTCGGGCCATGAGTCTTTTCCATAGCCTGAGCCAGATAGTCCTCCACCAGTATCATGGTTGGAACTGCTTCCTATCTTTCTTTCATGAAAATTTGTTTTATCCTCAGGTTTCTTCTGCTCATTCAACTTTGTCCCAGCTTCTTGATTCCATTCTTTCTTGTTGCTAAGATCTTCATTTCCCTCTGGATAGGGCACAATATGATCATCATTCTCACCAGCTTCACCCCATATTATGTTAGCAAGCTGAAAACAATCCAGTATAAAACATTCATAAACACGAGTAAATTTTACAGCAACTTGGTATCCATTTTGTAATGTAAAAGATCACTGTTTGAAGCTGCAATTGAATATAATAGAGCaataaagaattacaaaaggagaGGAGGATAAGGATTCCTCCAAAGGAACGCTAACCtcaattataataataacaagaaaACCCTTATCTAAACAAAAAAGTAAATCATATAATAATGgtaaatataaaaactaataatattgttatatatttgtttatttataacATTATGAAAGCCAAGGAACACCTAAAGGTTGTGACAACATAAAACACTTTCGAAGGATACATCTGTATGGCAATATATAGTGTTGATAAAATCAATCCTAAGTAAACTTCTATGACATTGTTActatcttcctcttcttttatATTCCTACAGATTCAACATTTATAATCCTACCCAGCCTGAAATATGACTTGCATTTCGATAAAGAAAAGTTTGATAGCACAACGATAGCCATTGCATTTTCAAGAACTTACAAATTAGAAATGACAGATATCTATTCAGTATCACTGACTTGAAGAGACTGTTGGGATATGCTAGCACCTATTAGGATAGGTTCATTATCTGTATTAATACTTTAATTTAGAGGCATTAGTATGAGACATGAATTACCAATCACTAGACAATAATTGCCAACTATCCTAGAATGTACATCCGCTATACAAAATCATTATGAAAGAAATAATATACAGTTTTCCATAACATAACGACATAGTTATTTCAAGAAATACACATAGCATTTGATTTTTGCgggtatttatttaaatatattgaaTAATGACAATCATTCTTATATTAAAGTATTTGTAAATTCACTTGTCAAAATCAAGAATATATGCGATTTGTGGAGAAAAGACCAGTAGAGCATCTAGTAACTAGTAAGGACGGTAGATTAGGGGCAGAGAGACCTAAGAAAACTTTGCATGAGGTGGTCAAGACTCGAGAGAGATATGATCATAATGGGCTTACTTCAGATATGACACATGACATGGCACAATGGCGTTATTTGAAAGTAAATCTGCAATTTCAAGACCAGCTAAGGGAATCTGAACAGCCAAACGTACAGCCACTTGCCATAAGTTAAATGATAAACATGTCCAATAACATTGAAACCAGATGTAGATATGAGCTACTTGATAGTTGATATTGCTTCTCTGTTATCTGTGTGATAAAATAATCAATTCCACTCTTTATATGACCTGAGGGAAAAGTGTACTTGCAATCAATAAGGAAAATGAAAAGGTGTTACAAGAAGCTGGTAAGCAAGATCACAGGGAAATTGATCCAGAAATAGTGGAGCACGGCAAAGCAAAGTGCATAGAGCTAAAATAACTAATCTAGATATAAGAGTATATGAGAGAGATTTGCTATGGAAATCTCTCAGACTGATATGACTCTCAATCAATATTTCCATTTTCtggaaattctatcttctttctcCATTCTTTACACTTGCCTCCAAATTTTTCGCCAATGTAGGTGGGGCTCTGGCCTCTGAATTTGATGGATCAAGGATAGTTTAGTAACGGTATTTGCCCTTTTCTTCTATACTGCTTGTATCAGTGTTACTGTTTTATTTCCATCACTGATTACTTCAGACTTCATACAGTGATTTTGGGTGTATACTTGATTTGGTGAATTACATCTATCATAATTCTCTTCCTGTAATTTTTGTGTTGAGGGTGCTACGTTTCATGCTTACATTGTCACCATCTTGATTATATATATGAAATCACAGAAGACAATGAATCAGAAAGCAGTCACTGGCAAAATCGTTGGAGAAGAAATCAGCACATCATCACACAGATAGTATtgacttttcttatcttttttaggaAACAGGCCTGGTAATTCTGTTAACCTTCCATCTCTTTAGCACTTCAATATTGACCATCTTCATCGCTCCTTACAGCTTCCATATTGTGGTCAAGTCCCAGAAATTTACCATAAGGCCCTTTACTCAATTCACGGTGCAAGAAACAATTTTGAATGGCATTGTCCTTTAATGGTGACAGCTTAGTTTTAGTACTTTGATATCCTCTTCTTCCATCTCTTCTTCCACTTTGCAAGAAACCTATGCCATTAACAATAGGACAAACCTTGAATCAGTCCTAACCTCTGTTCAAAGTTTCTTCGCATGCAACATCAGTTTCTTAAGTTCTGCTTCAAATCCTATTTCTGCATGTCCTGGAATTCCAGCCCCTCAAAGAATTTTCACTCATCTTGCTACAAAGTTAACTTATTCCCATCTCTTACATTTTACATCGGAGAAATTCTGTACTCAAACAAGGAACTGATGGGAAAATGCAGCATATCCAAGTGAACATGTTTTTTTCACCTTGAGGAACTCTTTCAAATACATTCCTATAGGAGAGTAACcagattcaaattaaggatatcCCGTCTCTCATTGTTTTCCCCTTTAAATTTTTTGTACTTTGCCATGCTTCAATAAGCATGAAGAATTCTAAGAACATTCAAACAAATCATGTAAGCCTTACTTTCCCTTCTAGCTCATAGATGAATCTCCAaagacacaacaacaacaactaacaACAAAAGGAACAAacacaaaaagacaaaaaataaaaaaactccgAAGTAATAAAACAACACCTTCACCTCAATCCTTTTACTCCATGCTTAAATCACACAGAAAATAATCAAATTCATTGCAACAACAGCAAGAATCTAAGCAGTTCTTACAACACCAACACATCtccattaattaaaaaaagaaaaacaaaaaaaaaggaacaaaatcTGGATAATTGACTATGTTCAGAATTTCAgctaaaaaattcaaaagtaaaagttaAATAACAAAGAAAGTAGGTTGAGAAAATTTGACTAACCTCTTCGTCGTTCCAATCAAACATCTCTTATAAAGCAATCCACGAAATCGAAACCAGAATCAAAGACTAGGCCGCGAATTAGCTCACTCATCGCCGGAATCACCACAAGATTTTACAGTGAAACGCACACCATCAACTCCAACGACAGAATCGAAACGGCGTCGCTTCAAGCTTCTCCCATAAACACAACAGTGCATGCAAggtttcagagagagagagagagagagagagagagaaagagagaactgCAGAAACAGATTTCAGTTGCAAGTTGCAGGAAGAGTAACGCAGtttccagagagagagagagaaagagagagagaggtgtaaGGTGTTTGTGTATGAGATGGGGTCGAGTGCACGTGACCTCACGTGAGTAGGTGACTGAATGGCTTACAATTGGAGCGTGGGTCCCGCGTGAGAAACACGTGTGAATGGGAGCGTATCTAAAgtagtggctaagaatggccctATCAAATGCTTTCACCTCATTGGTTATGTTTTCCCTTCTttgcttttaaatatttttcactcTTTCATTCTGCGTTTCGCGTTTCGAAGACTTGTCGTTTCGTCCGCTACCCGTGAGCTGTGTGGGCCCCACCATGGGGCGTTTCCGTGGCTGTGGTCGTTTTGCCGGTCGCTTTCAATATGGGCCTGTGTGGGCCCAATAAGGCCATATTTATCCAAGTCAGAAAATTCAGCCTGGGGAGATTCACATTCATCTTCTTTTTGGgacttgaaagttgaaacttgaaagtaaGAATTTCTTCGGTAAAATCCAGATATTCTTTTAACTAAACAAAATAAGAGTTTAAATTGAATTGCAGTTCGTAtgaaattaacttttaaaaattattaaataatttgataaatttaactaattttgatttaataatttttaaccattaattttatatgaaaataattatacgtgagtttttactttaattttaatgtattataaagtgttttataaaattatctaattatatttttttagattattttttatacaattaatataaaagatactattttttatgtaatattatgtaattaaataaatatataaaattatttt from Arachis hypogaea cultivar Tifrunner chromosome 10, arahy.Tifrunner.gnm2.J5K5, whole genome shotgun sequence includes:
- the LOC112717000 gene encoding DNA-directed RNA polymerase V subunit 5C isoform X1: MATNANTTAGECITAFSDNGTVESSRYFHARRTVLEMLRDRGYDVPDSELTRSLAEFRSLYGRIPNAETLRISVSLRSDPSKMVLVVFMGPVDIIKKQTLKSIHDQIPDKGKLNGLLVIVQSKMTSYAKRELMESYPSKVEIFEITDLLVNMAKHVLQPKYEVLTADEKQALLMKHNLEEKQLPLMLKTEAIARYHGWEKGQVVKITHTGGLIHSLVTYRCVV
- the LOC112717000 gene encoding DNA-directed RNA polymerase V subunit 5C isoform X2; translation: MATNANTTAGECITAFSDNGTVESSRYFHARRTVLEMLRDRGYDVPDSELTRSLAEFRSLYGRIPNAETLRISVSLRSDPSKMVLVVFMGPVDIIKKQTLKSIHDQIPDKGKLNGLLVIVQSKMTSYAKRELMESYPSKVEIFEHVLQPKYEVLTADEKQALLMKHNLEEKQLPLMLKTEAIARYHGWEKGQVVKITHTGGLIHSLVTYRCVV
- the LOC112716998 gene encoding protein LNK2 produces the protein MFDWNDEELANIIWGEAGENDDHIVPYPEGNEDLSNKKEWNQEAGTKLNEQKKPEDKTNFHERKIGSSSNHDTGGGLSGSGYGKDSWPDLSLSTVDKIDQGSLGTEVSKNLSELGKFSSSRGEETTQLDKDAEVFQNANEGKEQGDFVDYGWANIGSFDDLDRIFSNDDPIFGNVTLDNSHELWSSKDVNNSPAPIPVDALSPAGSLRNRSEPLEIKEEHAHCNDQTFSLSYGKVGGAASKDIQNSCATTVDVGSAGGGCKPSGKDQQPLKQKNSLKARKSSQVKQEGKALHGPYGNWSSSGGMARQFENQLAPSVMQPSPSSILGQQKHLQGPQTLYQNMMNPYVASPVYGNLTNTYAGMPMLSQTQPGDPRCQPVLSGYEVSPGIMNPVKKSVDSVKPQTMTPQEKIEKLRRRQQMQAMLAIQKQRQQLGHQVPSTNKSITQKSPMENQSTLSDGTDLENEDLTLPSLDPPIEQDDSNTVSAAVDNDFVEDAILYKLQDIISKLDIQIRLCIRDSLFRLAQSAIQRHYASDTSSTNKSSREELEVIAREEKNTQNRYTRVPDVETQTNPIDRTVAHLLFHSPPDLAANYSDKLDSPMSSKVHFESKAANMVNFPVTSLPDEDLKSNQQMPHPEFKNSWSLFEAQSMDQIKNSPCLDTSENASNTQELEASQ